In the genome of Thermosphaera aggregans DSM 11486, one region contains:
- a CDS encoding DMT family transporter, producing MADSSKRGKIKGIFFLVLTTILWGTSFSFIKLSVEEVSGFSYTFYRGLISILILTILLAAKHARQGIDAKSFIKGLYTGVAYTTGLLLQGLGTQYVTPSTSAFITGLNTVHVHLYAGFLARKYGLTHAVSLVLAISGLYILTSPQNSGGLGEILVFMGSISWAAQIILVSKYSGSSMLEYLYGMFTPTLFLAPYVFIVENGGELSLNAIVYIAYLAVACSLGATYFQVKGQKYVTASSAAIIFLLEPVFALIFSLVMGLEDLVLYKLVGGGLIVLAIYITTIGELKEYNKSRHA from the coding sequence AGTTATCCGTTGAAGAGGTCTCCGGGTTTTCATACACGTTCTACAGGGGTCTCATCTCTATTCTAATCCTAACAATACTGCTCGCGGCTAAACACGCTAGGCAAGGAATTGATGCTAAAAGCTTCATTAAAGGATTGTACACTGGGGTTGCATACACTACTGGACTTCTTCTACAGGGGTTGGGGACGCAGTACGTAACGCCTTCAACAAGTGCTTTCATAACCGGGTTGAACACTGTTCACGTGCACTTATATGCAGGATTTCTAGCGAGGAAGTACGGTTTAACTCACGCTGTCTCACTAGTTTTAGCGATATCTGGACTATATATTTTGACAAGCCCCCAAAACTCGGGGGGATTGGGCGAGATCTTGGTTTTCATGGGTTCTATCTCATGGGCTGCTCAAATAATATTGGTAAGCAAATACAGTGGTTCCAGTATGTTGGAGTATCTTTACGGAATGTTCACTCCTACGTTATTTCTAGCTCCATATGTTTTCATAGTGGAGAATGGGGGTGAACTATCATTGAATGCCATTGTATACATAGCTTACCTTGCCGTGGCGTGCTCGCTTGGAGCCACGTACTTCCAAGTTAAAGGGCAGAAATATGTTACCGCTAGCTCTGCTGCGATAATCTTCTTGTTAGAGCCTGTTTTCGCATTAATATTCTCATTAGTCATGGGGCTTGAGGACCTTGTGCTATATAAGCTCGTGGGAGGGGGTTTAATAGTCTTAGCCATATACATTACAACGATCGGGGAGTTGAAGGAGTACAATAAAAGTCGACATGCTTAA